One Coffea eugenioides isolate CCC68of chromosome 2, Ceug_1.0, whole genome shotgun sequence genomic window, TTTCTTTCGTCAAGAAAAAAACAGTTAAAGTGGGGATTGGTAGACCCCTGCAACTTTGTTCAATCCAAAAGGAATCAAGTACAAGAGAAAGAATTAATGCCCCAACTCAAGCGATTTAGAGttgtttggattgtagttttttttgtaaaaaaaatgatGTTTTTCGCCAGCACATTTTTCAATCGCTTTTTTAGTACTTATATAAATCAATCAAAggttttttttcaaaaaaaaaaaattcaccagtTGAATCACCGAGACATTGACTGATTTATTACTTAACTGATCAACAGATTTATTACTTAACTGATTTAATTAGCAATCCAATCCGGTTCTATAGGTGGTCCATCGGGTTGATTGGTTTGACAGTCAAGTCAGGGAGATTTTATAACTATGATCTGGATACAAGTACAATTACTTGTGGAGTGCAACTCATGTTAAAATTtgatttcatttgaaattggaTGAGTGGAATTAATTATGaaacatatatattattttgttAATATTAATCAGAATAGGTTAATGGGTATGATAGGTCCATTTTATGGGTTTTGTGATTAACTACCTTTTAGTGGGGAAATCATGTAACTCACTGTTTTAATTGAAAACAACAAAGTTACAAGTAAGAGATAGAGAGTGTGAAGAAAATTTAGAATAAAAAAGGAGTagtgaaaaaaatgcaaaacctatgtcaaaattttcatttaccAAACACATAAGGGTCATATAAAAAACTAATTACTATTAACTAGTTAATGATAGTAGTGATAGTGATTGATGAACTTAATCTAAATGCCTCCTAAAATTTGTTGTTCAGATTGTTTTAGTGTATAAATTATCATGTACACCCTTTTTCTGTTTGACCCTTCTACCCCTCTCCACATACTTCCCATCTCTAATTGTTCGAATCCTAAATTTGACAGTGAAGAAGACTTTAAGAGCTTTTTTCTAACTAAGGCTACATATGAGTCAAATCACTTGCGATCGAAGTCAAAGTTCAACTCGAGTTCCAACTAGCCAAGTCAAATTCAAGGTCGAACTTAAGTTCAAAGACATTCAATTCTTAatatatatgttattttttgttttaatagtaaaattacatatatattcttaatatttTATCACTATTTGTTCAGAAAATTACTTACTACTACTttcttctttttaaaaaaaataaaataattattattgtCTTTTTTAAGCTCGACCTCGAATTCAACTCAACTTAAATTTAAGATTGAGTTCAAATTCGAGCTTTACATTTCAAGTTCGAGCTCGATAATATTAAATCAAACTCAAATCGATTCATTTATAACCCTACTTCTAGCCATTGGGTATTATCATGCACACTTGTGATTAGCAATTATGGAGATTCCAAttaccattttcttctttttagggTGCCCCTCACAATCAAGCAAAGCAAAGCCAAGCCAAGCCCAGGTCAAGCCTATTTGGAATCCACCAAATACTCCAATCTATTATAGGCCAACTGGGCGGGGCGGGCATATCTGCAGTGTAACAGTGTGCACGTTTCATTCAGACTCCAGGTATAGCACTCCAGGCGCCCAACCCGAAAATAGCCTTAGCCCAAGCTGCCTTATGTTATGTAGCCATCTTTGATTGTTTTCCCCCGTCGGGCGCCGTCCAAGTGTTCCGGTGATAGCAACAGAACAACAGCGGCAAAAATCGCCGAAATCTAAGAAACGATGTCGTCGTCTTCGCCGCCTTCTCCTTCAAGCTCAAGAGCTCAGTCACAGATACAGTCACCTCCATACCCAAGCGCAGCCAAAATCTCTGATTCTCAATGCTACCCTCAATATACTGCTTCTCTCAAGTGTAATACTCCACTGCTTTCTACTAATAAATCCACCatttgattattattttctttctcttaattttcagttttttttttaatttaggttttcaatattcttattatttactttcttttgattggaaAATTTACCACTCCTTGTAGAATATTGTTACCAAATTTATTCAGAAATGAAATAATTTGCAGCATGATTTGTTTAACTTTTAATGATCCTTATGActgtaaaatatttttcaaaatttgcaggCTTAGAAGAATTTAATGCAGATAAAAGTAAATGTCAGCAACATTTTGATGTTTACAAGGAATGCAAGAAGAAGGAGGTATGCAAATTTCACCCAAACCACCTCTTCCTGAACCCATCCCACGGACCACCCCCaccggaaaaaaaaattatgaattacttaaagatgattgaaattttttttgtgattcttttttcttgtaaaaTATTTATCTTTGTGAATTTATTTGGTAGAGTATACTAGTTATAAATGACGTTGGAAGTGGGGAAAAATAAACTGTCTTCCATGCTTATGTAATATATGTGATGTACTATCATGTTGTGTGTAATTTTGTTTTGTGGGCTTCTTTCTATTGGTATCATATTTTATGTTGGTCACAGCAGATTCTTAAATGTCCTTAGACTGGGGGGCCAACTTGCTTTTGATGTGATTTGCTAAAATGTGGTATGAGTCAATAATCTATTCTCCTTTGTGGCTTGATTGTGTGTCTCAAACTTGTTATTTTCTGGAGTTCAATCGGTTGATTCTTTTTACTCTGATCTTTGGGTTGTGTGAGTAACTAGCATTTATCCAAGTGGTCATTAATTAGCTTGCAC contains:
- the LOC113754035 gene encoding cytochrome c oxidase-assembly factor COX23, mitochondrial, with the translated sequence MSSSSPPSPSSSRAQSQIQSPPYPSAAKISDSQCYPQYTASLKCLEEFNADKSKCQQHFDVYKECKKKEREARLERNRSRSFFS